One Gammaproteobacteria bacterium DNA segment encodes these proteins:
- a CDS encoding phytanoyl-CoA dioxygenase family protein, with the protein MKEFHTEGIAKLPLTARNSDLKEVECYLLRRASSRHPGNIWDSAGRFRAAHGYEAGLLDDLIALLAEQAKVLIQSRQVYIYQYRVNSKHPSTLEEGAGAWQLHRDFDFWHYMDGMPDAQAVVFHLLVTDISYNDGPLVVCNRSHRDPLPPHNDSSNLSWEDGFKEDLRYTIDARFIEEWKNQTLLVGQAGALYAMHPMAWHYSGLNLSHSPRILMSVAFNSIDNMPKKFSALLQRPSYITEDPTHRF; encoded by the coding sequence GTGAAGGAATTTCATACAGAAGGAATTGCAAAGTTACCACTAACAGCTAGGAATAGCGACCTAAAAGAGGTCGAATGCTATTTATTGCGACGAGCCAGTAGCCGGCACCCAGGAAATATATGGGATTCAGCAGGTCGTTTTCGCGCTGCTCACGGCTACGAGGCGGGCTTGCTCGACGACTTGATAGCATTGCTTGCGGAGCAAGCCAAAGTTCTTATCCAATCCCGACAAGTGTACATATATCAGTACAGAGTAAATTCGAAACACCCATCGACTCTGGAAGAAGGAGCTGGTGCTTGGCAGCTTCATCGGGATTTCGATTTTTGGCATTACATGGATGGAATGCCAGATGCGCAAGCAGTGGTCTTCCACTTACTCGTTACTGATATTTCATACAACGACGGACCACTGGTAGTGTGTAATAGAAGCCATCGTGACCCCTTGCCGCCGCATAACGACAGTAGTAACTTAAGCTGGGAAGACGGCTTCAAGGAAGATTTACGCTATACGATTGACGCTCGATTTATTGAAGAATGGAAGAACCAGACCTTGTTGGTTGGCCAAGCTGGGGCTTTGTATGCGATGCATCCAATGGCTTGGCACTATTCGGGGCTGAACCTTTCTCACTCCCCTAGAATTCTAATGTCTGTTGCCTTTAATTCAATCGACAATATGCCAAAAAAATTCAGCGCCTTACTGCAGAGACCGTCGTACATTACAGAAGACCCGACGCATCGATTCTGA
- a CDS encoding IS5 family transposase — protein sequence MQPGFFDLDNRYQELEKLGDPLPTIERVVDWESFRPMLEKIHQKTRKSNAGRKPYDVVLMFKVLVLQHLYNLADEQTEYQIQDRYSFCRFLGLTPEGRVPDARTIWLFRERLKELELVETLFAQLSKQIEGSGYIARRGQIVDASIVAAPRQRNRREENALVKEGKTPEAWQDKPAKLRQKDVEARWTKKHGKTYYGYKNHVGIDNEHKLVRRFGVTDAAVHDSQVLDRLLDPMNTSADVWADSAYRSKEREAALKERGYRSHIQTKGTAKRPLSERAIKANHRRAKVRVRVEHIFAAQTAMGGMLVRTIGLARARVKIGMMNIVYNIRRLAYLETRRALSSP from the coding sequence ATGCAGCCCGGCTTTTTCGATCTGGATAACCGTTATCAGGAACTGGAGAAACTCGGGGACCCATTGCCGACAATCGAGCGGGTAGTCGACTGGGAAAGTTTCCGCCCGATGCTGGAAAAGATTCACCAGAAGACGCGCAAGAGCAATGCCGGGCGCAAGCCCTACGATGTCGTGCTGATGTTCAAGGTCCTGGTGCTTCAGCACCTGTACAACCTGGCCGACGAACAGACCGAATATCAGATCCAGGATCGCTATTCCTTCTGCCGGTTCCTCGGTCTGACGCCGGAAGGTCGGGTTCCGGATGCCCGGACCATCTGGCTGTTCCGGGAACGGCTCAAGGAGCTGGAGCTGGTGGAAACGCTTTTCGCACAGTTGTCCAAGCAGATAGAGGGATCGGGATACATCGCGCGACGGGGCCAAATCGTGGACGCGAGCATCGTGGCGGCGCCGCGTCAGCGCAATCGCCGGGAAGAGAATGCCCTGGTCAAGGAAGGCAAGACGCCGGAAGCGTGGCAGGACAAGCCCGCCAAGCTGCGGCAGAAGGATGTCGAGGCCCGCTGGACGAAGAAACACGGGAAGACCTACTACGGCTACAAGAACCACGTGGGTATCGACAATGAACACAAGCTTGTCCGACGCTTCGGGGTGACGGATGCGGCGGTCCATGACAGCCAGGTTCTTGACAGGCTGCTCGACCCCATGAACACGAGTGCCGACGTGTGGGCGGACTCGGCCTATCGCTCCAAAGAGCGGGAAGCGGCACTGAAGGAACGGGGCTACCGAAGCCATATTCAGACCAAGGGCACGGCGAAGCGGCCGCTGTCGGAGCGCGCCATCAAGGCCAACCATCGGCGAGCCAAGGTTCGTGTACGGGTTGAGCATATCTTTGCTGCCCAAACTGCGATGGGCGGGATGCTGGTACGCACTATTGGATTGGCTCGAGCGCGGGTGAAGATTGGCATGATGAATATCGTCTATAACATTCGGCGACTGGCCTACCTGGAGACGCGGCGTGCATTGAGCAGCCCATAG